Proteins found in one Hirundo rustica isolate bHirRus1 chromosome 9, bHirRus1.pri.v3, whole genome shotgun sequence genomic segment:
- the IER5 gene encoding immediate early response gene 5 protein — translation MEFKLEAHRIVSISLGKIYSARGQRGGLKLHKNLLVSLVLRSARQVYLSEPDCPPEPPPAVAGHPEEEPPPRTAAWAAEEPPPPPPQDEEGRDCQGPRPRRCCCGENRGGCAGAPPPPHCPRKRSAGERGQAGSPVKKPRREEEEPPPLPPPPPGEQEDMETSNVASLISIFGSSFSGLLSKEPKGRRRPPLDGGEAAAGTAPAEAAAEPGQICCDEPVLRTLNPWSTAIVAF, via the coding sequence ATGGAGTTCAAGCTGGAGGCGCACCGCATCGTCAGCATCTCACTAGGCAAGATCTACAGCGCGCGGGGCCAGCGCGGCGGCCTGAAGCTGCACAAGAACCTCCTGGTGTCGCTGGTGCTGCGCAGCGCCCGGCAGGTCTACCTGAGCGAGCCGGACTGCCCGCCCGAGCCGCCCCCCGCGGTCGCCGGGCACCCCGAGGAGGAGCCGCCGCCCCGCACCGCCGCCTGGGCCGccgaggagccgccgccgccgcccccgcagGACGAGGAGGGGAGGGACTGCCAGGGCCCCCGGCCGCGGCGCTGTTGCTGCGGCGAGAACCGCGGGGGCTGCGCCGGGGCCCCCCCGCCGCCGCACTGCCCCCGCAAGCGGAGCGCCGGCGAGCGCGGCCAGGCGGGCTCCCCGGTGAAGAAGCCCCGCCGCGAGGAagaggagccgccgccgctgccgccgccgcctccgggCGAGCAGGAGGACATGGAGACGAGCAACGTGGCCAGCCTCATCAGCATCTTCGGCTCCAGCTTCTCGGGACTGCTCAGCAAGGAGCCCAAgggccggcggcggccgccTCTGGACGGcggcgaggcggcggcgggcacGGCGCCCGCCGAGGCGGCGGCCGAGCCGGGACAGATCTGCTGCGACGAGCCGGTGCTGCGGACCCTCAACCCCTGGAGCACGGCCATCGTGGCCTTCTGA